One genomic window of Danio rerio strain Tuebingen ecotype United States chromosome 24, GRCz12tu, whole genome shotgun sequence includes the following:
- the LOC141380711 gene encoding uncharacterized protein translates to MAECALCFNVYSRLAPHLTAVHKVANSDEKRLLLALAAGRVDTRKTPCPVPGCRRTPARLDRHLRQHAELSTSGRKEAMGRAKRRKVARELQWLRSTQPAIPVVSQLASSSEGERDSEDPEAGRPCADRGCRRATERIQAQLTDLGKQVTKMRSTLLQITRLYRELRKGEGGRRRRKRARRTRSPPAPPPPGRGAAGGPTPPEPPEALEPTAYPFPDHVPALNLLLGEFEGYQLGSEPTPRLRNNVTSKLGRIKAFLGYMARGTAEPGDFLFLNQPARIRAWAARLGQTRMAEPTR, encoded by the exons ATGGCTGAATGTGCCCTATGCTTCAACGTCTACAGCCGGCTTGCGCCTCACCTGACGGCCGTTCACAAGGTGGCCAACTCGGACGAGAAGCGGCTGCTGCTCGCGCTGGCCGCCGGCCGCGTGGACACGCGGAAGACACCGTGCCCGGTCCCGGGATGTCGCCGGACGCCAGCCCGCCTAGACAGGCACTTGAGGCAGCACGCGGAGCTCTCGACCTCGGGAAGGAAAGAGGCTATGGGGCGGGCGAAACGCCGGAAAGTAGCTCGGGAGTTGCAGTGGCTGCGGTCCACCCAGCCTGCAATCCCCGTCGTGTCCCAGCTAGCATCGTCCTCCGAGGGGGAGCGGGACTCGGAGGACCCAGAGGCCGGCCGCCCGTGCGCCGACCGCGGCTGCAGGCGCGCCACCGAGCGCATACAGGCTCAGCTCACGGACCTGGGGAAACAGGTTACCAAGATGCGGTCCACCCTGCTCCAAATCACACGCCTCTACCGGGAGCTAAGGAAGGGAGAAggggggagaaggaggaggaagagggccAGGAGAACCAGGTCGCCTCCTGCACCACCGCCTCCCGGGCGAGGGGCGGCCGGAGGTCCGACGCCCCCCGAGCCTCCGGAGGCTTTGGAGCCCACTGCCTACCCGTTCCCGGACCACGTCCCCGCGCTGA ACCTTCTCTTGGGGGAGTTCGAAGGGTACCAACTGGGCAGCGAGCCCACCCCCCGCCTGCGGAACAACGTCACTTCGAAGCTGGGGAGAATCAAAGCCTTCCTTGGTTACATGGCCAGGGGCACCGCGGAGCCAGGGGACTTCCTCTTCCTCAACCAACCAGCCCGAATCCGAGCGTGGGCCGCCCGGCTAGGTCAGACGCGCATGGCCGAGCCCACCAGGTAG